In the Primulina eburnea isolate SZY01 unplaced genomic scaffold, ASM2296580v1 ctg1357_ERROPOS1256773, whole genome shotgun sequence genome, one interval contains:
- the LOC140820683 gene encoding uncharacterized protein, with translation MRKYFALWAQLIGNNETGLGWDHNKMTVQANNSWWEDKIKENPEYAKFRLRGPKNLDLLEKIFKGSIATGYAAIAPSEDQPIHNNFNDDTNDWNVLLDGEFQSDVYINVESHEFMENSTMRADNSMQEKKRKRRESGEKRGPIVTRLADQLDRVLQEFETQKSIHETPKDDPCSIENCLEILRSLPDMVVGSSTISDNSDASSDSDISVDSIRNTHVSKKRMVLLSLCGVTNYVLKYIVKEKCRTSWLSGSQWVAEILNDCIGAIDGTHICIRVPPSKQIDFIGRKGYTSTNVMVVCDFDMCFTFVWAGWEGSAHDSKIFKEAMRRERLHFLLPPEGKYYLVDTGYPTFKGFMVPYKDTRYHLPQFRLAPKSRSKNEVFNYHHSSLRTVIERTFGVCKARWKVLQNMPTFCLDTQFKIIVECFALHNFIRRYDAAGDILEQLENIDDLQEIEQDGENFYVHDRGTRWQEPTQENITEMKELRDDIRNSLPIQGRH, from the exons atgagaaaatattttgcaCTGTGGGCACAACTTATTGGAAATAATGAGACTGGCCTTGGTTGGGATCATAACAAGATGACCGTGCAAGCTAATAATAGTTGGTGGGAGGATAAGATTAAG GAAAATCCCGAATATGCAAAGTTTAGATTGAGGGGACCCAAGAATTTAGATTTATTGGAAAAGATATTTAAAGGTTCCATAGCAACTGGCTATGCTGCAATAGCACCATCAGAGGATCAACcaattcataataatttcaaCGATGATACAAATGATTGGAATGTTCTGTTAGATGGAGAGTTTCAAAGTGATGTTTATATTAATGTTGAAAGCCACGAATTTATGGAAAACTCAACAATGAGAGCTGACAACTCTATGCaggaaaagaagagaaaaagaaGGGAGAGTGGGGAAAAAAGAGGTCCCATTGTCACTAGGTTAGCCGATCAACTTGATCGTGTCCTTCAAGAATTTGAGACTCAAAAGTCTATACACGAAACACCAAAAGATGATCCATGTAGCATTGAAAATTGTCTGGAGATTCTTCGTAGTTTGCCTGATATGGTGGTTGGCA GTTCCACTATATCAGATAACTCTGATGCATCAAGTGATTCCGACATTTCCGTTGATTCTATTAGAAATACACATGTCTCTAAGAAAAGAATGGTTTTGTTATCCTTGTGTGGTGTTACGAATTATGTTCTGAAATATATTGTTAAAGAAAAATGTAGAACATCGTGGTTATCAGGGTCTCAATGGGTGGCAGAGATATTGAATG ATTGCATAGGGGCTATTGATGGCACACATATATGCATTCGTGTTCCGCCTAGCAAGCAAATAGATTTCATTGGAAGAAAAGGGTATACTTCAACAAATGTTATGGTTGTATGCGACTTCGACATGTGCTTTACTTTTGTATGGGCTGGTTGGGAAGGTTCTGCTCATgattctaaaatttttaaagaggcTATGCGCAGAGAGAGATTGCATTTTCTACTCCCACCTGAAG GTAAATATTATTTAGTTGATACAGGTTATCCTACTTTCAAAGGCTTTATGGTACCGTATAAAGATACTAGATATCATTTACCTCAATTTCGATTGGCTCCAAAGTCCAGATCAAAAAACGAAGTATTTAATTATCATCATTCCAGTTTAAGGACGGTTATTGAAAGAACATTTGGAGTGTGCAAAGCAAGATGGAAGGTATTACAAAATATGCCCACATTTTGTCTAGATActcaatttaaaattatagtGGAATGTTTTGCTTTACACAATTTCATAAGGCGATATGATGCGGCTGGAGATATTCTTGAACAACTCGAAAATATtgatgatttacaagaaatcgaGCAAGATGGTGAAAATTTTTATGTCCATGACAGAGGTACGAGATGGCAAGAGCCAACACAAGAAAATATTAcggaaatgaaagaattgagagATGACATAAGAAATTCACTGCCAATACAAGGTCGACATTGA